From Bacillus solimangrovi, the proteins below share one genomic window:
- a CDS encoding EAL domain-containing protein gives MDPLDILTNKDQAFPCFQPIYSADEHIVVGYEVLGRIHDGAIIRSLGSFFHDESVPDEYRLEVDDLILNKALKKLLTEQNENVMLFINRDANLLMNDHGESLRKTLLHYREEGISLNRIVIEVTEHDFIGDIDQLNHLFSYFKTYGIKLAIDNVGKDGSNLDRLRLLNPDILKIDLQMLKQTGEVRTYQDVLFSISMLARKIGAELMYEDIETEFQLQYAWRNGGRYYQGYFLGNPEPTFIDEKMQKQQLKQSFEQFILHEKKKLQVQHEVTSVLEEKVKSVCGKCGTTNYHDLINKIAEALHDESFRIYVCDGNGFQKSENIFKEYDEWKLQPEYYDRNWSWRPYFLQNIMRMSIEQRGILSDLYSDIETGDVIRTFSYPIERGHYIFIDISYNYLFKKDELL, from the coding sequence ATGGACCCGTTAGATATTTTGACAAATAAAGATCAAGCGTTTCCTTGCTTTCAACCAATTTATAGTGCAGATGAACACATCGTTGTTGGTTATGAAGTGCTTGGGCGTATTCATGATGGAGCGATCATACGAAGTTTAGGGTCATTTTTTCATGATGAGTCGGTTCCAGATGAATATCGATTAGAGGTAGATGATTTAATACTTAATAAAGCGTTAAAGAAATTGTTAACTGAACAAAATGAGAACGTAATGTTGTTCATTAATCGTGATGCGAACCTTTTGATGAACGACCATGGAGAATCACTGAGAAAAACTTTACTACATTATCGTGAAGAAGGGATCTCTCTTAACCGTATCGTTATTGAAGTGACGGAGCATGACTTCATAGGGGATATTGACCAACTGAACCACTTATTCTCGTATTTTAAGACGTATGGAATCAAGCTTGCAATCGATAATGTTGGAAAGGATGGAAGTAATTTAGATCGGTTACGTTTACTAAATCCAGATATTTTGAAGATTGACTTACAAATGTTGAAGCAAACAGGAGAAGTACGAACGTATCAAGATGTGCTTTTTTCTATATCGATGCTTGCAAGGAAGATTGGTGCGGAATTGATGTATGAGGATATTGAGACTGAATTTCAACTTCAATATGCATGGCGTAATGGTGGACGTTATTATCAAGGGTATTTTCTAGGAAATCCAGAACCAACTTTCATTGATGAAAAAATGCAAAAGCAGCAATTAAAGCAAAGCTTCGAGCAGTTTATTTTACATGAAAAGAAGAAATTACAAGTGCAACATGAGGTAACTTCTGTATTAGAAGAGAAAGTGAAATCTGTTTGTGGTAAATGTGGGACAACTAACTATCATGATTTAATTAATAAAATTGCGGAAGCACTTCATGATGAAAGTTTTCGTATTTATGTTTGTGATGGGAACGGGTTCCAAAAATCAGAGAATATTTTTAAAGAATATGATGAATGGAAGCTTCAGCCTGAGTATTATGATCGAAACTGGAGTTGGCGACCTTATTTTTTGCAAAATATTATGCGAATGAGCATTGAACAACGTGGCATTTTATCTGATCTATATAGTGATATTGAAACGGGTGATGTCATTCGAACCTTCTCTTATCCAATTGAACGAGGCCATTATATTTTTATCGATATTTCTTATAATTATCTTTTTAAAAAAGATGAATTGCTGTAA